In a genomic window of Aquila chrysaetos chrysaetos chromosome Z, bAquChr1.4, whole genome shotgun sequence:
- the PLK2 gene encoding serine/threonine-protein kinase PLK2: protein MELLRTIAYPPGGGGGAKCCEGALGRAAGGESRRKKAEEQPHQHHNAHHAAEVSRIITDPTTGKRYCRGKVLGKGGFAKCYEMTDLTTNKVYAAKIIPHSRVAKPHQREKIDKEIELHRMLNHRHVVQFYHYFEDRENIYILLEYCSRRSMAHILKARKVLTEPEVRYYLRQIVSGLKYLHEQEILHRDLKLGNFFINENMELKLGDFGLAARLEPLEHRRRTICGTPNYLSPEVLNKQGHGCESDIWALGCVMYTMLLGRPPFETTNLKETYRCIREARYSLPSSLLAPAKHLIASMLSKNPEDRPSLDEIIRHDFFLQGFTPDRLSASCCHTVPDFHLSSPAKNFFKKAAAALFGAKKDKARYFDSHNRLAKEDEEIYKLRHDMKKTSITQHPHEHKTDEEIQTLITTVAKPGALPETKQAGDSIRMIVRGTLGSCSSSSECLEDSTMGSVADTVTRVLRACLQNMPEADSIPKEQLTASFQWVTKWVDYSNKYGFGYQLSDHTVGVLFNNGAHMSLLPDKKTVHYYAELGQCSVFSAAEAPEQFISQVTVLKYFSHYMEENLMDGGDLPSLTDVRRPRLYLLQWLKSDKALMMLFNDGTFQVNFYHDHTKIIICNQSEEYLLTYINEDRISTTFRLTTLLVSGCSLELKHRMEYALNMLLQRCN, encoded by the exons ATGGAGCTGCTGCGGACCATCGCCTAcccgccgggcggcggcggcggagccaAGTGCTGCGAGGGGGCGCTGGGCAGAGCGGCCGGCGGCGAGTCGCGGAGGAAGAAGGCGGAGGAGCAGCCGCACCAGCACCACAACGCCCACCACGCCGCCGAGGTCTCCCGGATTATAACCGACCCCACGACGGGGAAGCGCTACTGCCGCGGCAAGGTGCTCGGAAAG GGTGGATTCGCCAAGTGTTATGAGATGACGGATTTGACAACAAATAAAGTTTATGCTGCAAAAATCATTCCTCACAGCAGAGTAGCAAAACCTCATCAAAGGGAAAAG ATTGATAAGGAGATTGAGCTGCACAGAATGCTTAATCATAGACATGTTGTGCAGTTTTACCACTACTTTGAAGACAGAGAGAATATTTACATTCTTCTGGAGTACTGCAGTAGAAGG TCAATGGCTCACATCTTAAAAGCGCGGAAGGTATTGACAGAACCAGAAGTACGATACTACCTCAGGCAAATTGTGTCAGGGCTAAAGTATCTTCATGAACAGGAAATCTTGCACAGGGATCTTAAACTAG GTAACTTCTTCATTAATGAGAACATGGAACTAAAACTGGGTGACTTTGGCTTGGCAGCTAGGCTGGAACCACTGGAGCACAGGAGGAG AACAATATGTGGCACACCAAATTACCTCTCTCCAGAAGTCCTCAACAAACAAGGGCATGGCTGTGAATCTGACATCTGGGCCTTAGGCTGTGTAAT gTATACAATGCTGTTGGGAAGACCCCCGTTTGAGACTACAAATCTTAAAGAAACATACAGATGTATAAGGGAAGCAAGATACAGCCTGCCTTCATCTCTCTTGGCACCTGCAAAACACTTAATAGCTAGCATGTTGTCAAAAAATCCTGAAGATCGGCCCAGTTTAGATGAAATTATTCGACATGATTTTTTCTTACAG GGCTTTACACCTGATAGACTTTCTGCTAGCTGTTGTCACACTGTTCCTGATTTCCATTTGTCAAGTCCTGCtaaaaatttcttcaaaaaagcagctgctgctctctttGGCGCTAAAAAGGATAAAGCCAGATACTTCGACTCACATA ACAGACTAGCTAAAGAGGATGAAGAAATCTACAAGCTCAGGCATGATATGAAGAAGACATCGATAACCCAGCACCCCCACGAACACAAAACAGATGAG GAGATCCAGACTCTTATCACAACAGTGGCAAAGCCAGGAGCATTGCCAGAAACTAAGCAGGCTGGAGACTCTATTCGAATGATAGTCAGAGGAACTTTGGGAAGCTGCAGCAGTAGCAGTGAAT GCCTGGAAGACAGTACCATGGGAAGTGTTGCTGATACAGTCACAAGGGTATTGCGAGCATGTCTGCAGAACATGCCAGAAGCAGACAGCATTCCCAAGGAACAGCTGACAGCATCCTTCCAGTGGGTTACAAAATGGGTGGACTACTCTAACAAGTACGGCTTTGGGTACCAGCTGTCAGATCACACTGTTGGTGTCCTTTTCAACAATGGGGCACATATGAGCCTTCTGCCAGACAAAAA GACAGTTCACTACTATGCTGAGCTAGGCCAGTGCTCTGTCTTCTCAGCTGCAGAGGCTCCTGAACAGTTCATTAGCCAAGTAACTGTACTGAAGTACTTCTCTCACTACATGGAAGAGAACCTCATGGAT GGAGGAGATTTGCCCAGCCTAACAGATGTACGCAGGCCCAGGCTTTACCTCTTACAGTGGCTTAAATCTGATAAAGCATTAATGATGCTCTTCAATGATGGCACGTTTCAA GTGAACTTCTATCATGACCACACAAAAATCATCATTTGCAATCAGAGTGAGGAGTATCTCCTTACCTACATCAATGAAGACAGGATATCTACAACGTTTCGTCTGACAACTCTTCTGGTTTCTGGATGCTCATTGGAACTAAAACACAGAATGGAATATGCTCTGAACATGCTGCTGCAGCGATGTAACTGA